In Cheilinus undulatus linkage group 16, ASM1832078v1, whole genome shotgun sequence, one DNA window encodes the following:
- the LOC121524138 gene encoding transmembrane protein 74: MANLELFYFDQPDPRDSTLVLKNPTIPELSCCGSTNGEKSLHPGGGDASAPRTETPRPAWLEHETETSFTCKQQHEEEEEEDVLLIETSSVTCRLSQSSSSELYEEEEEMEEEEEEYPELYLLSDEELSSDGSGKSVDYGFIIAVTCLVTGISLVAISYTVPREIRVDPDSVSAREMERLEREKARVGAHLDRCVIAGLCLLTLGGVLLSTLLMISMYKGEMMRRKAFAYSKHAAKLYGSISLRAGSSPTRESCSHLSAADEDLEVLS; encoded by the coding sequence ATGGCTAATCTCGAACTGTTTTACTTTGACCAACCGGATCCCAGAGACTCCACcctggttttaaaaaatccaactATCCCCGAGCTCAGCTGCTGTGGCAGCACAAACGGAGAAAAGTCGCTTCATCCCGGCGGAGGAGACgcttcagcaccacggacagagACACCGAGACCCGCGTGGCTGGAGCACGAGACCGAAACATCCTTCACATGCAAACAGCAAcatgaggaagaagaggaggaggatgtcCTGCTGATAGAGACAAGTTCAGTAACCTGCAGACTGAGTCAGAGCTCCTCAAGTGAGCTgtatgaggaggaggaggagatggaggaggaagaggaggagtaCCCGGAACTTTACTTGTTGTCCGATGAGGAGCTGTCCTCTGACGGCTCAGGGAAGTCTGTGGATTATGGTTTCATTATCGCGGTGACATGCCTAGTGACGGGAATCTCTCTGGTCGCCATATCGTACACGGTGCCCCGGGAGATCCGCGTTGATCCGGACAGCGTCTCCGCCCGGGAGATGGAGCGTCTGGAGAGGGAGAAAGCGCGAGTGGGGGCCCATCTGGACCGCTGTGTGATAGCGGGACTGTGCTTGCTCACCCTCGGGGGTGTGCTGCTCTCAACCCTGCTTATGATCTCCATGTACAAGGGAGAGATGATGAGGAGGAAAGCCTTCGCTTATTCCAAACACGCAGCCAAGTTGTATGGCTCCATCAGTCTGAGAGCAGGGTCCAGCCCCACCCGGGAGTCCTGCTCACATTTGTCAGCAGCTGATGAGGATTTAGAAGTGCTCAGCTGA